A genome region from Trichosurus vulpecula isolate mTriVul1 chromosome 5, mTriVul1.pri, whole genome shotgun sequence includes the following:
- the LOC118851485 gene encoding L-lactate dehydrogenase A chain-like — protein MMDLQHGSLFLKMPKIVSGKDYSVATNSKLVIVTAGARQQEGESRLNLVKHNVNIFKFIIPNIVKYSPNCKLLIVSNPADILKYVAWKLSGCNLDSAHFRYLMGERLGVHSANCHGWVLGDHGDSSVPVWNGVNVAAVSLKNLHPSLGTNADSENWKDVHKQVIESAYEVIKLEGYTSWAIGLSVADLAESIMKNLRREHPISTMIKGLYGINEDIFLSVPCILGQNGISDVVKVNLNPEEENH, from the coding sequence ATGATGGATCTCCAACATGGAAGCCTTTTCCTCAAAATGCCAAAGATTGTTTCTGGCAAAGACTACAGTGTGGCTACAAACTCAAAACTGGTCATTGTTACGGCTGGGGCACGTCAACAGGAGGGAGAAAGTCGTCTTAATTTGGTCAAGCATAATGTGAATATCTTTAAATTCATCATTCCCAATATTGTTAAATACAGCCCTAATTGCAAGCTGCTTATTGTTTCCAATCCAGCAGATATTTTGAAATATGTGGCCTGGAAACTAAGTGGTTGCAATCTGGATTCTGCCCATTTCCGTTACCTAATGGGGGAGAGACTTGGTGTCCATTCTGCAAATTGTCATGGATGGGTCCTTGGGGATCATGGAGACTCCAGTGTTCCTGTGTGGAATGGTGTGAATGTTGCTGCTGTGTCTCTGAagaatcttcatccttctttggGAACTAATGCTGATTCAGAGAATTGGAAAGATGTTCATAAACAAGTGATTGAAAGTGCTTATGAGGTGATCAAGCTGGAGGGCTACACTTCCTGGGCCATTGGCTTGTCTGTGGCAGATCTGGCAGAAAGCATTATGAAGAATCTTAGGAGAGAGCACCCGATTTCCACCATGATTAAGGGCCTATATGGCATTAATGAGGATATCTTCCTTAGTGTCCCATGTATCTTGGGGCAGAATGGCATTTCAGATGTGGTGAAGGTAAACCTGAATCCGGAGGAGGAGAACCATTAA